In the genome of Raphanus sativus cultivar WK10039 chromosome 4, ASM80110v3, whole genome shotgun sequence, one region contains:
- the LOC108853889 gene encoding piezo-type mechanosensitive ion channel homolog isoform X2 codes for MALVSLFTSFPTASHLRVASCLLLPAVQLAVGICNPSWVSLPFFVGSCAGLVDWSLTSNVSGLFRWWRVLYIYAGFNIVLLYLYQLPINFSDMIRWIANFIGLFTISAETQGTDICSGLFLLLFYIMLSYIRSDLEDMDFIMSMSENNLAERLLPPKYSFFIRESRAGVRHTNVLLRGAVFKSFSINFFTYGFLVSLFALSFWSFHFASLCAFGLLAYVGYIIYAFPSLFRLHRLNGLLLVFILLWAVSTYIFNVAFSFLNTTARKDMKIWEMVGLWHYTIPGLFLLAQFGLGMLVALGNLVNNSVFLYLSEESSRSSNDRSYTEADEETRVLVVATIAWGLRKCSRAIMLALIFLIAMKPGFVHAVYVIFFLMYLLSHKINRKIRKSLILLCEIHFALLYILEIDLVSNSLKRQGSVSREILFQLGLLRSESSWDFLEIALLACFCAIHNHGFEVLYSFSAIVRHTPSPPIGFSILKAGLNKSVLLSVYSSPSSSYSQDNTTYERHIASFLSAIGQKFLSMYRSCGTYIAFITILISVYLVKPNYVSFGYIFLLLFWITGRQMFEETKRRLWFPLKAYAVLVFMFIYCLSSFVSFQLWLSGFIDLYFYLGYNSEAPLLDNVWESLAVLIVMQLYSYERRQNGHYIPGQSSLVHPGVFGFLERFLVWHGQKILFAALFYASLSPISVFGFVYLLGLVICTAFPKSSSVPSKSFLIYTGFLVSAEYLFQLWGMQAQMFPGQKYAELSFYLGLRVYEPGFWGIESGLRGKVLVVAACTLQYNVFRWLERTPGLTIIKGKYEEPCPLFVSAEDTTASASSSNGENPSSIDHASISMKQGEATSNSWSFFSPRDNQAAGFLHPTTGGSKSGSSKKFSFGHFWGSIKESHKWNRRRILALKKERFETQKNLLNIYLKFWIENMFNLYGLEINMIALLLASFALLNAISLVYIALLAACVLLRRRLIQKLWPVVVFLFASILAIEYVATWNNLLPLDQDSSETSVHCHDCWSIAADYFKFCRDCWLGVRVDDPRTLISYFVVFMLACFKLRADQISSFSESSTYHQMKSQRKNSFVWRDLSFETKSMWTVLDYLRLYCYVHLLDVVLILILITGTLEYDILHLGYLAFALVFARMRLEILKKKNKIFRFLRVYNFVLIILSLAYQSPFVGNFNDGKCETVDYIYEVIGFYKYDYGFRITARSALVEIIIFMLVSLQSYMFSSQEFDYVSRYLEAEQIGAIVREQEKKAARKTEQLQQIREAEEKKRQRNLQVEKMKSEMLNLRVQLHRMNSDSNFGFASPRTEGLRRRRSPYLIPDSGAASPEIDGVVHRKEDQPIDEDPQYPFEAHELPMSATPEAPDSPECSFGVSPCEITEIQQNIDVMSMEREIKKKSEGKDNPLISAVQLIGDGVSQVQFIGNQAVNNLANFLNISPENSDINEQSSVDDEVYDEMESQKRIHKPFERSTSLQSDMSSDGTSFQIGRILRHIWSRMQSNNDIVCYCCFIIAFLWNFSLLSMVYLAALFLYALCVHTGPTNIFWVVMLIYTEIYILLQYLYQIIIQHCGLSVDAPLLNELGFPTQRIKSSFVVSSLPLFLVYISTLIQSVITVKDGDWVPSADFASRRNARGSQKDLTRISWSLRVWDVFKKLRDGVKLVSRSIYRYWISLTRGAESPPYFVQVTMDVHMWPEDGIQPERVECRMNQLLRLVHNERCEKGNPDLCPYSSRVHVQSIERSTETPNEALVVLEVEYASPTNECSTAEWHKSLTPAWDVAKEIRKAQHSGLGEGTGFPYPILSVIGGGKRETDLYAYIFGADLIVFFLVAIFYQSVIKNKSEFIDVYQLVDQFPFDFVIILMVIFFLIVVDRVIYLCSFATGKVVYYLFSLILFTYAVTEYAWSIYPTQQHAAGLALRFIFLAKAMSLALQAIQIRYGLPHKSTLYRQFLTSEVSRINYYGYRLYRALPFLYELRCVLDWSCTATSLTMYDWLKLEDVNASLYLVKCDTVLNRATHKHGERQTKMTKCCNGICLFFILLCVIWAPMLMYSSGNPTNIANPIKDASVQIDIKTAGGKLTLYQTTLCERISGDNIDLGLDFGSQSFLPTYNKNDIQLICCQADASVLWLVPDTVVTRFIQSLDWDTDMDITFSWVLNRDRPKGKETVKYERSVDPQDLPKRSDVQMVLNGSIDGFRVHNLYPKFFRVTGSGDVRSFEDQKDEVSADILMNHADTKSWWSFHNLKASENISACEGMDGPVAIIMSEETPPQGFLGDTLSKFSIWGLYITFVLAVGRFIRLQCSDLRMRIPYENLPSCDRLIAICEDLYAARAEGELGVEEVLYWTLVKIYRSPHMLLEYTKLDYDT; via the exons ATGGCGTTGGTCTCACTTTTCACAAGTTTTCCAACAGCTAG TCATCTTAGGGTTGCCTCCTGCTTGTTGTTACCAGCAGTTCAATTGGCTGTGGGGATTTGCAATCCCTCATGGGTTTCTTTGCCATTTTTTGTTGGCAGCTGTGCTGGACTCGTGGACTGGTCCTTGACAAGCAACGTTTCTGGACTTTTCAG GTGGTGGCGAGTTCTTTATATCTACGCAGGATTCAACATTGTCCTACTTTACCTCTATCAACTACCAATAAACTTTTCCGATATGATTCGATGGATAGCAAACTTTATAGGTCTATTCACAATCTCTGCGGAAACACAAGGCACTGATATTTGTTCTGGTCTTTTCCTTTTGCTTTTTTACATCATG CTATCCTATATAAGGTCAGACCTCGAAGATATGGATTTTATCATGTCGATGAGTGAAAATAACTTGGCAGAGCGTCTTCTTCCTCCAAAATATTCGTTTTTTATTCGAGAATCAAG GGCCGGTGTTAGGCACACCAATGTTTTACTGAGGGGAGCTGTGTTTAAGAGCTTCAGTATCAATTTCTTCACATATGGTTTCCTG GTCTCTCTCTTTGCTCTTTCGTTCTGGAGTTTTCATTTTGCGAGCTTGTGTGCTTTTGGCCTCCTTGCATATGTTGGTTACATTATCTATGCCTTCCCATCGTTATTCCGCTTGCACAGATTAAATGGCCTTCTGCTTGTATTTATACTCTTATGGGCTGTCAGTACGTACATATTCAATGTAGCATTTTCTTTTCTGAACACTACGGCTAGAAag GACATGAAAATTTGGGAGATGGTGGGACTTTGGCATTACACTATACCTGGATTGTTTTTGCTTGCACAATTTGGTTTGGGAATGTTGGTTGCGTTGGGTAATCTTGTGAACAACTCTGTTTTTCTCTACCTGTCTGAAGAGAGCTCCAGATCTTCCAATGACAGATCTTATACTGAAG CTGATGAAGAAACAAGGGTGTTGGTTGTCGCAACCATTGCTTGGGGATTGCGGAAATGTTCACGGGCTATTATGCTCGCACTGATTTTCCTCATTGCCATGAAACCTGGGTTTGTCCATGCAGTGTATG TGATATTCTTCCTTATGTATCTGTTGAGCCACAAAATCAACAGAAAGATACGCAAGTCATTGATCCTTCTATGCGAAATTCATTTTGCACTTCTTTACATTCTTGAAATCGACCTTGTGTCGAACTCCTTAAAGCGGCAAGGCTCGGTGAGCAGAGAAATTCTGTTTCAGTTAG GTCTCCTTAGGTCTGAAAGCTCTTGGGACTTCTTGGAGATAGCcttgcttgcttgcttctgtGCTATCCATAATCATGGTTTTGAGGTGTTATATTCCTTCTCAGCAATTGTACGACATACACCAAGCCCTCCAATTGGATTTAGCATATTGAAAGCCGGTCTCAACAAATCAGTTCTCTTGTCCGTCTACTCATCGCCATCTTCAAGTTATAGCCAGGATAATACTACTTATG aGAGACACATTGCTTCATTTCTGAGTGCGATTGGGCAAAAGTTTCTGTCTATGTACCGATCATGTGGAACATACATTGCCTTCATCACTATTCTCATAAGTGTATACCTGGTGAAACCCAATTATGTATCGTTTGGATACATTTTCCTTCTCTTGTTCTGGATTACTGGAAGACAAATGTTTGAGGAAACTAAGAGACGCTTGTGGTTCCCTTTGAAAGCATATGCGGTTTTGGTGTTTATGTTTATCTACTGCTTAAGTAGCTTTGTCAGCTTCCAGCTCTGGTTATCTGGATTTATTGATCTGTACTTTTATTTAGGCTACAACTCCGAAGCTCCATTGCTGGATAATGTATGGGAATCTCTTGCTGTGTTGATCGTGATGCAACTTTACAGCTATGAAAGGAGGCAGAATGGACATTACATTCCAGGTCAATCTAGTTTGGTTCATCCTGGagtttttggttttcttgaGAGGTTTTTGGTATGGCATGGTCAGAAGATCTTGTTCGCGGCATTGTTTTATGCATCCTTGTCTCCAATCAGTGTGTTTGGATTTGTATATCTCCTTGGTCTTGTCATCTGCACAGCCTTCCCAAAGTCTTCGTCAGTACCATCCAAATCATTTTTGATCTATACTGGATTTCTCGTGTCTGCTGAGTATCTATTCCAACTGTGGGGCATGCAAGCTCAGATGTTCCCTGGGCAAAAATATGCCGAGTTGTCTTTCTACTTGGGCCTTCGAGTATATGAACCTGGATTTTGGGGTATAGAATCAGGTCTACGAGGCAAAGTGCTGGTTGTTGCTGCCTGTACTCTGCAGTACAATGTATTTCGTTGGCTAGAAAGGACACCTGGTTTAACTATTATCAAAGGTAAATATGAAGAGCCTTGTCCCCTATTTGTCTCTGCAGAAGACACAACTGCAAGTGCTTCCAGTTCTAATGGTGAAAACCCATCTTCCATAGATCATGCTTCTATATCAATGAAACAAGGCGAGGCTACTAGTAACTCATGGTCTTTCTTCTCTCCCCGTGATAATCAGGCAGCTGGTTTCTTGCATCCCACGACTGGAGGCTCCAAAAGTGGCAGTAGTAAGAAATTTTCATTTGGTCATTTCTGGGGAAGCATCAAGGAGAGTCACAAGTGGAACAGGAGGCGGATTCTGGCATTGAAGAAGGAGAGGTTTGAAACGCAGAAGAATCTGTTAAATATTTACTTGAAGTTTTGGATTGAGAACATGTTTAACCTCTATGGCCTTGAGATAAACATGATAGCGCTGCTTCTTGCAAGTTTTGCTTTGCTGAATGCCATCTCCTTGGTATATATTGCGCTGCTTGCTGCATGTGTCCTCTTGAGAAGACGCCTAATTCAGAAACTATGGCCTGTCGTTGTTTTTCTGTTTGCATCAATTCTCGCAATTGAATACGTTGCCACGTGGAATAACTTATTGCCTTTAGATCAGGATTCAAGTGAAACTAGCGTGCATTGCCATGACTGCTGGAGTATTGCAGCTGACTACTTTAAATTTTGCCGGGACTGCTGGCTTG gagtGAGAGTTGACGATCCCCGGACCCTTATTAGCTATTTCGTGGTGTTCATGCTTGCCTGTTTTAAACTTCGGGCTGATCAGATATCTAGTTTCTCAGAGTCATCGACATATCATCAGATGAAGTCTCAAAGAAAGAACTCATTTGTCTGGAGAGATCTCTCCTTCGAAACAAAGAGCATGTGGACCGTGCTTGATTACCTGAGGCTTTATTGTTACGTCCATCTGTTGGATGTTGTGCTTATTCTGATTCTAATCACAGGAACTCTCGAGTACGACATTCTACACCTGGGCTATCTTGCATTCGCACTTGTTTTTGCCCGGATGCGACTTGAAatactgaagaagaagaacaaaatatTCAGGTTCTTGCGGGTGTACAATTTTGTTCTCATCATTCTTTCCCTCGCATATCAGTCTCCATTTGTTGGAAACTTCAATGATGGAAAGTGTGAAACTGTTGATTATATTTACGAGGTTATTGGATTTTACAAGTATGATTATGGGTTTCGAATCACTGCAAGATCTGCTCTCGTTGAAATCATCATATTTATGTTAGTATCTCTTCAGTCCTACATGTTTTCCTCCCAGGAGTTTGATTATGTGTCGCGGTATCTTGAAGCGGAGCAAATTGGTGCTATTGTGCGGGAGCAAGAGAAGAAAGCAGCACGGAAGACCGAACAATTGCAACAGATTCGTGAGGCTGAAGAAAAGAAACGGCAGCGGAATTTGCAGGTGGAAAAGATGAAGTCGGAAATGTTGAACCTGCGGGTACAGCTTCACAGAATGAATTCTGATTCTAATTTTGGGTTTGCTTCTCCGCGCACTGAAGGTCTACGAAGGAGGAGGAGTCCGTATCTAATTCCAGATAGTGGTGCAGCCAGTCCGGAGATTGATGGAGTGGTCCACAGGAAAGAAGACCAGCCTATTGACGAGGATCCACAATATCCTTTTGAAGCTCATGAGCTTCCTATGAGTGCCACTCCAGAAGCACCAGATTCTCCAGAGTGTTCATTTGGAGTATCTCCCTGTGAAATCACTGAAATTCAACAGAATATTGATGTCATGTCTATGGAGcgtgaaataaaaaaaaagtccgAAGGAAAAGATAATCCGTTGATCTCTGCTGTGCAACTCATCGGTGATGGTGTTTCCCAGGTGCAATTTATTGGAAATCAGGCAGTAAATAACCTTGCGAATTTCTTAAACATCTCACCGGAAAATTCAGATATAAATGAGCAGTCCTCTGTTGATGATGAGGTGTATGATGAGATGGAAAGCCAGAAGAGAATACACAAACCTTTTGAACGGTCAACATCTCTGCAGTCTGACATGAGTAGTGATGGCACTAGCTTTCAGATAGGAAGGATCCTTCGTCATATATGGTCTAGGATGCAGTCCAACAATGATATTGTTTGCTATTGCTGCTTTATTATTGCGTTTCTGTGGAACTTCAGTCTTCTTTCCATGGTCTATCTAGCAGCGCTTTTCCTATATGCCCTCTGCGTTCACACTGGACCAACTAACATCTTCTGGGTCGTCATGCTAATTTACACAGAAATCTATATCCTCCTCCAGTATTTATACCAGATTATAATCCAGCACTGTGGGTTGAGTGTTGATGCACCTCTTCTTAATGAACTGGGATTTCCAACACAAAGAATCAAATCATCATTTGTTGTCAGCTCGTTGCCTCTATTCCTTGTTTATATATCCACTCTCATACAGAGTGTTATAACAGTGAAAGATGGCGACTGGGTTCCTTCTGCTGATTTTGCCTCTCGCCGGAATGCCCGTGGGAGCCAGAAGGACCTTACACGAATTAGCTGGAGCCTGAGAGTCTGGGATGTGTTCAAGAAGCTGAGAGATGGTGTGAAATTGGTGAGCAGAAGCATCTATCGGTACTGGATCTCTCTGACACGTGGAGCAGAATCCCCTCCTTACTTTGTTCAGGTGACAATGGATGTTCACATGTGGCCTGAAGATGGAATTCAACCTGAAAGAGTTGAATGCAGAATGAATCAGTTACTTAGGCTTGTCCATAATGAGAGATGCGAGAAGGGAAACCCTGATCTTTGTCCTTACTCTAGCAGGGTCCACGTACAAAGTATAGAGAGAAGTACTGAGACCCCAAACGAGGCCTTGGTTGTTCTCGAGGTTGAGTACGCGTCTCCCACGAATGAGTGTTCTACAGCAGAATGGCACAAATCACTAACCCCAGCCTGGGATGTGGCGAAAGAGATTCGTAAAGCTCAACATAGCGGACTTGGTGAAGGAACTGGGTTTCCGTACCCCATTCTCTCTGTGATTGGCGGAGGAAAGAGAGAAACAGACCTTTATGCCTATATATTTGGTGCTGATTTGATTGTCTTCTTTCTTGTTGCCATTTTCTACCAATCAGTCATCAAAAATAAAAGCGAATTTATCGATGTATATCAGCTAGTGGACCAGTTCCCATTTGACTTTGTCATTATCCTAATG GTTATCTTCTTCCTGATTGTTGTTGATCGGGTCATCTATCTTTGCTCATTTGCGACTGGAAAAGTGGTATACTACCTCTTCAGTCTTATTCTCTTCACATATGCAGTAACAGAGTATGCTTGGAGCATATATCCTACGCAGCAACATGCGGCTGGCTTGGCTCTCAGATTCATATTTCTTGCGAAAGCAATGTCACTAGCTCTCCAGGCCATACAAATCCGCTACGGGCTACCTCATAAGAGCACCTTATATCGGCAGTTTTTGACAAGTGAAGTTTCACGGATCAATTACTATGGCTACAGACTTTACCGTGCTCTTCCTTTTCTGTATGAATTGAGATGTGTACTTGACTGGTCCTGCACAGCGACATCACTGACTATGTATGACTGGCTGAAG TTAGAAGATGTAAACGCGAGTTTGTACCTTGTCAAATGCGATACAGTTTTAAATCGAGCTACGCACAAACATGGAGAGAGGCAAACAAAAATGACTAAATGCTGCAATGGGATATGTCTGTTCTTCATCTTGTTATGCGTTATCTGGGCTCCTATGCTG ATGTACAGCAGTGGTAACCCAACAAACATCGCCAACCCGATAAAAGATGCGAGCGTTCAGATTGATATAAAAACAGCTGGTGGAAAGCTTACTTTGTACCAAACAACACTGTGCGAGAGAATTTCAGGGGATAACATTGATCTGGGGCTAGATTTCGGGTCCCAAAGCTTCTTGCCAACGTACAACAAAAATGACATCCAGCTGATATGCTGCCAAGCTGATGCAAGCGTTTTGTGGCTTGTCCCTGACACAGTTGTGACCAGATTCATTCAATCCCTCGACTGGGACACAGATATGGACATCACCTTTTCTTGGGTTCTTAACCGAGACCGACCTAAAGGTAAGGAGACTGTCAAGTACGAAAGAAGTGTGGACCCTCAGGACCTTCCAAAACGCTCTGATGTCCAAATGGTTCTCAACGGCTCAATTGATGGATTTAGAGTGCATAACTTGTACCCAAAGTTTTTCCGTGTTACTGGTTCTGGTGATGTCAGATCTTTCGAGGACCAG AAAGATGAAGTGAGTGCAGACATACTCATGAACCATGCAGATACCAAGTCGTGGTGGTCATTCCATAATCTTAAGGCATCTGAAAATATCAGCGCTTGCGAGGGTATGGATGGACCAGTTGCTATCATAATGTCCGAGGAAACTCCCCCAC AGGGATTTCTGGGTGACACGCTCAGCAAATTCAGTATATGGGGACTTTATATAACATTTGTACTAGCAGTGGGGCGTTTCATCAGGCTTCAATGCTCCGACCTGCGTATGAGAATACCTTACGAGAACCTCCCTTCGTGTGACAG ATTAATAGCTATATGTGAGGACTTATATGCGGCGAGAGCAGAGGGTGAGCTTGGAGTAGAAGAAGTTCTATACTGGACCCTTGTGAAGATCTATAGATCCCCACACATGCTGCTCGAGTATACAAAGCTAGACTACGATACTTAA